Proteins encoded within one genomic window of Leptolyngbya sp. CCY15150:
- the wecB gene encoding UDP-N-acetylglucosamine 2-epimerase (non-hydrolyzing) — protein sequence MKILNVVGARPNFVKIAPILRQMNLYSTMQWQLVHTGQHYDDRMSQVFFDDLQLPAPDVFLGIGSGSHAEQTGRTMIALEEVMQDYQPDLVLVVGDVNSTLAGALAASKLHIPIAHVEAGLRSWDRTMPEEINRICTDAISDLFFTTSAIATDNLLREGIAPEAIHFVGNVMIDSLKANLERARHQSTLLETYPVQPQQYGLVTLHRPGNVDDPVMLERLLEAIATVSERVPLLFPMHPRTQQRLETFGLQARLDSLDQVWVTPPLGYLDFICALSSAQFTLMDSSGVQEETTVLGIPCLTMRDNTDRPETVIEGTNTLVGQDPDRIIQEVFQILEGQGKTGRVPDLWDGNTAERIVDILAVWGAALPATTPCSTVV from the coding sequence GTGAAAATCCTCAATGTTGTAGGAGCACGCCCCAATTTTGTCAAGATTGCGCCCATTCTGCGTCAAATGAATCTCTATTCCACGATGCAGTGGCAATTGGTGCACACTGGGCAACACTATGATGACCGCATGTCTCAGGTCTTCTTTGATGACCTCCAACTGCCTGCTCCAGACGTGTTTTTAGGGATTGGATCGGGGTCCCATGCCGAGCAAACGGGGCGGACGATGATCGCTCTAGAAGAGGTGATGCAGGACTATCAGCCTGACTTAGTGCTGGTGGTAGGCGACGTGAACTCTACCTTGGCGGGGGCACTGGCTGCGTCCAAGCTGCATATCCCCATCGCCCATGTGGAGGCAGGGTTGCGCAGTTGGGATCGAACCATGCCGGAGGAGATTAACCGCATCTGCACCGATGCCATTAGCGATTTGTTCTTCACCACCTCGGCGATCGCCACGGATAACCTGTTGCGGGAGGGTATTGCCCCAGAAGCCATTCATTTCGTGGGCAATGTGATGATTGATAGCCTCAAGGCCAATCTCGAACGGGCTCGTCACCAATCCACACTGCTAGAGACCTACCCAGTTCAGCCTCAGCAGTACGGATTGGTGACTCTCCATCGTCCTGGCAATGTAGATGACCCGGTGATGCTTGAACGCTTGCTAGAGGCGATCGCCACGGTGAGCGAACGGGTGCCCCTCCTGTTTCCCATGCATCCTCGTACCCAGCAGCGGCTGGAAACGTTTGGCCTACAGGCTCGGCTCGATAGCCTAGATCAGGTCTGGGTGACGCCACCGCTGGGTTACCTAGACTTCATCTGCGCTCTATCGTCGGCTCAGTTTACGCTCATGGATTCCAGCGGCGTGCAGGAAGAAACAACGGTGCTAGGCATTCCCTGTCTCACCATGCGGGACAATACCGATCGCCCCGAAACCGTCATCGAAGGCACCAATACCTTGGTGGGGCAAGATCCCGATCGCATCATTCAGGAAGTGTTTCAAATTCTAGAGGGGCAGGGAAAAACGGGGCGTGTTCCTGACCTATGGGATGGAAATACAGCGGAGCGGATTGTGGATATCTTGGCGGTTTGGGGTGCAGCACTCCCAGCGACAACACCTTGTTCAACAGTCGTTTGA
- a CDS encoding AEC family transporter, with protein sequence MPDLIPALIKLYIPLMGWISLGWVLGRLLPKGASAKLGQFIFWIGLPISIVAFLYRADLSGWILIAPVTAWVAIAVGAAFAWVWIDLGVGDERLRAMSKGLDDHAPNTGLILRNSDWSRATQGSFLLAMMVGNTGYMGFPVVLGLVGPDYFAWALFYDLLGTFVGVYGVGVVLAAKYGTVGEGSSVKLSEKILKNPAIWSLGFGLLLRLVNLPEFAETSLRTCAWGIVNLALVLIGMQLSQLTSLRKLKQALPCLGIKMVLVPLVVGTGLMFFGVAEQTQLALVLQMGMPPAFATVVFAEAYGLDRELAVTTLVFGCLALLVLLPLWVLLFGVMT encoded by the coding sequence ATGCCTGATCTCATTCCTGCTCTCATCAAACTCTACATCCCTCTTATGGGTTGGATTTCTTTAGGATGGGTGTTAGGTCGTCTTTTGCCAAAGGGGGCATCGGCCAAACTAGGTCAATTTATCTTTTGGATTGGACTGCCCATTAGCATTGTGGCATTTTTGTATCGGGCTGACCTATCGGGCTGGATTCTCATCGCCCCGGTAACCGCCTGGGTGGCGATCGCGGTGGGTGCTGCCTTCGCCTGGGTTTGGATTGACCTAGGGGTGGGAGACGAACGCCTCCGGGCCATGTCTAAAGGGTTGGATGACCATGCTCCCAACACGGGTTTGATACTTCGCAATAGCGACTGGTCTCGCGCCACCCAAGGTAGCTTTTTGTTGGCCATGATGGTGGGCAACACTGGATATATGGGATTCCCGGTGGTTCTTGGTCTGGTTGGCCCCGACTACTTTGCTTGGGCTTTATTCTACGATCTCCTCGGCACATTTGTTGGGGTTTATGGTGTGGGGGTGGTTCTCGCTGCTAAATACGGCACAGTTGGGGAAGGGAGTTCTGTAAAGCTTTCTGAAAAAATTTTGAAGAATCCTGCAATTTGGAGTCTGGGGTTCGGATTGCTACTACGATTAGTGAATCTACCAGAATTCGCGGAGACCAGTCTCCGAACCTGTGCCTGGGGCATTGTCAATTTAGCCCTAGTCCTCATCGGTATGCAGCTCAGTCAGCTTACGTCCCTTCGTAAGCTGAAGCAGGCTTTGCCATGCCTTGGCATCAAAATGGTTCTTGTGCCCTTGGTGGTAGGAACCGGCCTGATGTTTTTTGGGGTAGCAGAACAAACCCAGTTAGCCCTTGTGCTGCAAATGGGGATGCCGCCAGCGTTTGCAACGGTTGTGTTTGCAGAGGCCTATGGTCTTGATCGAGAACTAGCCGTGACGACGCTTGTGTTTGGCTGTTTAGCCTTGCTTGTTCTTCTGCCGCTTTGGGTTCTCTTATTCGGAGTTATGACGTGA
- a CDS encoding bifunctional oligoribonuclease/PAP phosphatase NrnA — protein MTDSDHALSHSHPDPSPSHPAEKPSASSCDESDRKIQELKQVLDRHRGDRVLVLLQDFPDPDALSCAWAFQLIAKQYEIRCDLVYAGTLSHQENIALVKLTGLPVQRWTPQKARERDLSTYQGYVLIDSQGGTTQLLSLVQSANIPALIIVDHHNVQDDLKPEFADIRSHTRATATIFTQYIQSGLIKFDTGNREHVKCATALIHGLRSDTNGLMHAQEEDFLAAGFLSRFHDSQLLNAVLQASRSKQVMDVIERALRNRVLENNFSISGIGYLRYDYRDAIPQAADFLVTEENVHTAVVYGIVYDEDEDLEVVIGSLRTNKITLDPDEFIKEAFGQDNQGRFFGGGRAMAGGFEIPMGFLTGYNENSEYTQLKWQVFDAQIKQKLERLVDPEEGEIRTM, from the coding sequence GTGACTGATTCTGACCATGCCTTGAGCCATTCTCACCCCGACCCGTCTCCCTCTCATCCGGCAGAGAAGCCATCGGCCTCCTCCTGTGACGAAAGCGATCGCAAGATTCAGGAGCTAAAACAGGTGCTCGACCGTCATCGGGGCGATCGCGTTTTGGTGCTGCTCCAGGATTTTCCTGATCCCGATGCCCTATCCTGCGCTTGGGCCTTTCAACTGATTGCCAAACAGTATGAAATCCGCTGTGACTTAGTTTACGCAGGCACCCTCAGCCATCAGGAAAATATTGCCCTTGTGAAACTGACAGGGCTGCCGGTGCAGCGCTGGACGCCGCAAAAAGCCCGAGAGCGAGATCTCTCCACCTATCAAGGCTATGTGCTGATCGACAGCCAGGGCGGCACCACCCAACTCCTATCGCTGGTGCAGTCTGCCAATATTCCTGCCTTGATTATCGTGGATCACCATAACGTCCAGGATGACCTCAAGCCAGAGTTTGCCGACATTCGCTCCCATACCCGCGCCACCGCCACTATTTTTACTCAATATATCCAATCCGGGCTGATTAAATTCGACACAGGTAATCGAGAGCATGTGAAATGTGCGACTGCTCTGATTCATGGGCTGCGATCGGATACCAATGGACTGATGCACGCTCAGGAAGAAGATTTCTTGGCGGCAGGCTTTCTCAGTCGGTTTCATGATTCCCAACTGTTAAATGCCGTATTACAAGCGTCCCGATCGAAGCAAGTTATGGATGTGATTGAACGAGCCTTGCGCAATCGGGTCTTAGAAAATAACTTCTCTATTTCTGGAATTGGCTATCTGCGCTACGACTATCGGGATGCTATTCCCCAAGCGGCAGACTTTTTAGTCACCGAAGAGAACGTACATACTGCGGTGGTCTACGGCATTGTCTATGATGAAGACGAAGATCTAGAAGTGGTGATTGGATCGCTGCGCACCAATAAGATAACCCTGGATCCCGATGAGTTCATCAAAGAGGCCTTTGGGCAAGATAACCAGGGACGCTTCTTTGGCGGTGGACGCGCCATGGCTGGCGGCTTCGAGATTCCCATGGGATTCTTAACCGGATACAATGAAAACTCTGAATATACCCAGCTCAAATGGCAAGTCTTCGATGCTCAGATCAAGCAAAAGCTAGAGCGACTAGTGGATCCAGAAGAAGGCGAGATTCGCACGATGTAG
- the queG gene encoding tRNA epoxyqueuosine(34) reductase QueG — MTDSEPHANQISLSDRIKHQAQALGFHRVGIASVEAADRDGAAQRLQAWLKQGYQAEMAWMANPKRQDIDQVMPGVRSLICVALNYYTPHAHSDDPSHGKISRYGWGRDYHRVLQSRLKALATWIEQQGEGIETRYYVDTGPISDKFWAEQAGIGWVAKNGNLITRDYGSWVFLGEVLTNLDLTPDRPHIPHCGTCTRCMDACPTGAIAQPFVVDANRCIAYHTIENRADQLPEAIASQMQGWVAGCDICQDVCPWNQRFAQETDILDFQPYPWNIAPTLADLAASTDEDCDRRFRASALRRLKPAMVRRNAQAALAHRPSPSLEQESGEQERQQESDR, encoded by the coding sequence ATGACAGATTCAGAACCCCATGCAAATCAGATAAGCTTAAGCGATCGCATTAAACACCAGGCTCAGGCCCTTGGCTTCCATCGGGTCGGCATTGCTAGCGTTGAAGCCGCCGATCGCGACGGGGCTGCCCAGCGCCTGCAGGCTTGGCTCAAGCAAGGCTATCAGGCCGAGATGGCTTGGATGGCTAATCCCAAGCGGCAGGATATTGACCAGGTGATGCCTGGGGTGCGATCGCTGATCTGTGTGGCGTTGAATTACTACACCCCCCACGCCCATAGCGATGATCCTAGCCACGGCAAAATCTCCCGCTATGGCTGGGGGCGCGACTACCATCGAGTTCTACAATCACGGCTGAAGGCGCTGGCCACCTGGATTGAACAGCAGGGTGAAGGTATCGAAACTCGCTACTACGTCGATACGGGGCCGATCTCAGATAAGTTTTGGGCAGAACAGGCTGGCATTGGCTGGGTGGCCAAAAACGGTAATCTGATTACCCGCGACTACGGCTCCTGGGTGTTCCTAGGCGAAGTGCTGACCAACCTCGATCTCACCCCCGATCGCCCCCATATCCCCCACTGCGGCACCTGCACCCGTTGCATGGACGCTTGCCCTACCGGAGCGATCGCCCAACCCTTTGTGGTAGATGCCAATCGCTGCATCGCCTATCACACCATCGAAAATCGCGCCGACCAGCTTCCCGAGGCGATCGCCAGCCAGATGCAGGGCTGGGTAGCCGGTTGCGATATCTGCCAAGATGTTTGTCCTTGGAATCAGCGCTTTGCCCAGGAAACTGACATACTAGACTTTCAGCCCTATCCTTGGAATATTGCGCCAACCTTAGCCGACTTAGCGGCCAGCACCGACGAAGACTGCGATCGCCGCTTTCGAGCCTCAGCCCTCCGTCGGCTCAAACCCGCCATGGTACGCCGCAATGCCCAGGCAGCCCTCGCCCACCGTCCGAGTCCCTCACTGGAACAGGAATCCGGAGAGCAGGAGCGGCAGCAAGAGAGCGATCGCTAA
- a CDS encoding metal-binding protein, whose translation MPSGRTHDRITILCLPLVAAGALVSTGSSYLTLWVLSGFLLGGLMLGPDLDIHSVQYKRWGWLRWIWLPYRSRLKHRSLWSHGPVVGTVVRVLYLLLWLLVLGVAAIALANQLGEFGWTWADLGLLTQRSLQQWLIELLALGVGLEVGAMSHYGADWLTSTYKKITRPPRKTSRSSKTTSRRRSKAKKR comes from the coding sequence ATGCCCTCAGGTCGCACCCACGATCGCATCACCATCCTTTGCTTACCGCTGGTTGCAGCCGGTGCATTGGTGAGCACGGGCAGCAGTTACCTCACCCTCTGGGTGCTGAGCGGTTTTCTGCTGGGTGGCTTGATGCTTGGCCCCGACCTCGATATTCATTCTGTGCAATATAAACGCTGGGGCTGGCTGCGGTGGATTTGGTTGCCCTACCGCAGCCGCCTCAAGCATCGATCGCTCTGGTCGCACGGCCCTGTGGTGGGTACGGTGGTGCGAGTGCTCTACTTGCTGCTCTGGCTCTTGGTGCTAGGGGTGGCTGCGATCGCCCTGGCCAATCAACTAGGAGAATTTGGCTGGACATGGGCTGACCTGGGTTTGCTCACCCAGCGATCGCTACAGCAATGGCTGATCGAACTCTTAGCCTTGGGCGTCGGGTTGGAGGTAGGAGCCATGAGCCACTATGGAGCCGATTGGCTGACGTCTACCTATAAGAAGATCACCCGCCCACCCCGCAAAACCAGCCGTTCGTCCAAAACTACGTCGCGCCGCCGGAGCAAGGCTAAAAAGCGTTAG